DNA from Brassica napus cultivar Da-Ae chromosome C4, Da-Ae, whole genome shotgun sequence:
TTAAAATGATTAGGAAGAAGCTGATTATATTGTAACTACATGGATCTTGGCGATTGTGCAGGAGATTTCATGCTATTTGGGACTGGAGCTGGGGAAAATCAAGATTAAGCGGTTTGCTGATGGAGAGATCTATGTTCAGCTGCAAGAGAGTGTTAGGGGATGCGATGTGTTCCTTGTGCAGCCTACATGCCCACCTGCTAATGAAAACCTTATGGAACTGCTCGTTATGATTGACGCCTGTCGTAGAGCATCTGCCAAGACCATCACTGCTGTGATTCCTTACTTTGGCTATGCTCGAGCTGATAGAAAGGCAAGTCCTTTGTGCTTGTACTATTAGAATCTGCCTTGGAATCGATCTTCTTCCAACATTGGTACTGTCTATTAGTTTCTAGTTATTGGCGAAGATAGTTTTTCATATGACCTTTCCGTTCTACAAACTCTTGCAGACTCAGGGACGTGAATCTATTGCTGCCAAGCTTGTCGCTAATCTGATAACAGAGTCTGGTGCAGACCGTGTTCTTGCCTGTGACCTTCACTCTGGACAGTCTATGGGCTACTTTGATATTCCTGTTGACCATGTTTATGGCCAGGTAAAGCAGGTTCTTCCCTTAAAGCATTGATTACTTTCGTGAAAATGGATTTTCTTATGGTTAATATTTATGAACAGCCTGTGATACTTGATTACCTGGCAAGCAAAGGCATATCCTCTGATGACTTGGTGGTTGTTTCGCCTGATGTTGGTGGAGTTGCAAGGGCTCGCGCTTTTGCCAAGAAGCTATCCGATGCTCCTTTAGCAATAGTTGATAAAAGACGTCATGGGCACAATGTTGCAGAGGTAAAAGAAACAATTGACAAATACATTTTAGCCGAGGCTTGGCTGTGACATCTGACAATCCGTTTCATGTAGGTGATGAACTTAATCGGGGATGTTAAAGGGAAAGTAGCTATAATGGTGGATGACATGATTGACACAGCGGGTGAGTTATGCAAGTCTCTAACTGCGTATATATCTCAAAAAATTCTCCATTATGCTTAGACACTTGTGTTGTTGTAACAAATTAGGAACCATAAGCAAAGGTGCAGCTCTGTTACACCAAGAAGGAGCAAGAGAAGTCTACGCATGTACCACTCATGCCGTTTTTAGGTAAGCCCAtgtgaaaatatttttcaagTTGTTGGAAGTATAAAGAGACAGAGAAGTTTATATAGTGATGCTTGGTATATGGAAACAGCCCTCCTGCAATCAGTAGACTATCGAGCGGTCTGTTTCAAGAGGTGATCATAACCAACACGATTCCACTGTCGGAGCAAAACTACTTTCCTCAGCTTACAGTTCTCTCAGTAGCAAACCTTCTTGCGGAGACCATATGGCGTGTTCATGATGATTGCTCTGTaagtaaaacaaagaaaacacatTGAGATTCAAAATGAGATTTCTAAGGGAGACATCGAGTCCTAAACTATAATTATTTGGATGTATCAGGGAGACATTGAGCCATTTTCGACATTGGGGATTGATTGATTGACTGATGCAACAATGTTCAAGACTCGTGTGTGAATGGGTTTCTGATAATGTACAACTTCCTTTTTTTGCGCTTGTAAATGTCAGACATGTAGAGGAACCAACTTGTAAGATCACATTTTCTATTTTCCTTGCCTTTTCTCACTTTTAAATCCAGTGATATGGATCTACATTTTCTCTAACTCAGTCATCAATTAAGAccctgttcgggaacgcgctaTGCGTTAGTCGGACGGTTGGGTTGGGCCTAGCGTGTAAAGAGaaaatcggagattaatcggaaattatgcggggcggaatttttatattgtttactatgttataaaacatgttaatcattaattgtgtataacattaatacatttttatgtttaagattgtataaaacacacaaatagaatatataaacttaatatagagtaattttcatcaaaattatgaatataaatgatatttataaaattttagatcaaataaataaattaaaatattattaaaccgATTTGGAATAAATCGGAGCGGAAGAGTAACGCGTAGCATCCAGGCGGCCgtctaggcggctaggcggccgatttttataactttaagaGTAACACTTGCCCATATGAGAGCCGCGAGTGCGTTTTGCTATCTCTACACTTGTGTTACATGAATATATTGAATGAGGTATACAAACTAGTTCACTATCATCCTACTTAAGCAgaaaatcaagatatcaaaCTCTACGCCTAACCAAAGTTCCAACCAAGACTCCAAAAAACTATCACGTGTTCAAGATAAtcatgataataatttttttttgaatatattcaagtcttttttttgtgtcaaattttagATATCTACCTACAAActccaaaaaatcgaaaacgTCATCATCCAATTGAGTGGAAAGGAAGAAGACAACCAAGTTGATTtagtacaaaatatttttttttctaagagcatctccaaaaacactctctattttagagttttgtaaactctatatttgaagtttcaaagtGTTATTCTCCggaaaaaaacttcaaatttagcttcaaaattatttgtaatttacactatgatctttatatttgtcataattaatataaatccatcaaacttttataaataactagcacacaTATAAAAATGCTatactaatatttattaattaaatcttacactaaaatataaaattataaatagaaatacataattaaatattaaactacaatcaaaatacaacattttttcataaattgtttttttttgtaatgctCTATTTTCGGCTAGAAAAAATTTGATATCGATGAAACTGCCTACAGAGATTgaactaattgaaccaaaatgAAAGTACTCTATACAAAtctaagaagaaaacaaaacacaaccgagaactaaacaaaataatattcatcAGTTAAGTTATGTTTGATATCGATGAAACTGCCTACAGAGattttcataaaaccttttgtgTCATCAATTTGTGTCATcaacaactatatattaattccAAAGTTTAAGCACAGAAACAACAACTATGTATTAATTAATATGGCTCATTAATCTGAATCATTTAAGTGTACATTTTCATAATAACAAATGACTTTTCCTTtgcaattgtttttatttttcaaagcagtattttaataaataaaagtttaagataCATTTTTACAcccaaaatataataatcaaaCCTAGTTTTGTCATTAAAAAGACTAGTTTCTCTAGTAATACTAAAAGCATGTTTATTGTAGGTCTCTTAGGTTGAATctcttagcgtaatataagatacagttttttatcttttaactaaaaaagctaagaaacgtctcttaaataagagatataagagacgtctcttagccttttttagttaaaagctaaaaaaccgtatcttatattacgctaagagACCCAACCTAAGAGACATGCAATAAATATGTTCTAATACCGTTTCTTCCTGCTCTGCAGACTACATGTGAAGTCAGCTTTAGCAATGACTAAAGGGTGTGATAAATGGACACTTGAACGGAAATTAGAGTGATAGGTTCTCAATAAAGctatatataattcataagtCCAAACTACTAAATTAGAGTAATTGAACGCAAATTGTCAAAGACTTTTAAGAATTATATGCGAAAAGGTAACATGCATCCAAGACTAAAGCATTTATATAATCAGTCTGTATCGCTATATATAGAAAGTTAGAAACTCCCCAATTTATATATGTTACGAAAGTAAAGATTCCCACATTATTAATTAGATTATTGCAACTTTGatcttatataaatgtttaGTGTTCGGTAAACCACTATTTGAAAGATTAAAGCCACCTGTAGTCTGTAGAAGACTTGCCAACTTTATTCGATGGTGGGTTAGATAACGGTAATTGGTAGGTAAGAAAATCGTAAAGTGGcttagaaaacaaaattatcaGAGGTGTTTACctgtaaataaaaacattaatggGCACTAATTAACACTGTCATTCTCTAACTTTATTGGGTGACCAAGGTTGGTGGATTTTGGgtatcaaatactaaaatagatATCGTATTGATATTATGTAAAACTACATTATGCTTATTTTGAAAGCTTATATCATCTTGTACGCGTATACTGTATACTGCTATTATCCAGCGAAACATGTAAATTAATAcactaaaaattgtttttagatACCCACAACAAATCAAACTAATTTCTTCATAAATGTAGATGCTTCTccgtttttaacaaaaaaaaaaaagtagatgcTTCTCCGCGGACCACATAATAACATTATTTGGAGCTCAAATTCCTAATTTCAGGCTGTATACATTCACTTGGCGGTTCTACAGTAAATCCTGGTGttgtaaaatatgtatatatatttttaagatataaacttagaagTTTTGAAGATGCAGTTGTTTGAAATGTTTCTTTATAACTTTGCAAAAtagtacataaaataatataaaatgtaatataGGAAACTGAGTTATATAGGAGGAACACGGTCTTATGAAATGGACCTTGGAGAAAGAAAACttttgattgtgtgtttgtaGTGTCCGTTGTGACATAGTGTGTGATTGAATATTGTGCCGTTGTTTTATGCATGTGGTGCTCAAACGTGATGTATGATAGcatatttataagattttggatatttgaagttcaaatttgaaagtAGTTCAACTTAAAGTTAAGGTTAGGTTATTATGATAAAATTTAGGCTCAAAAGTAAGCTCagtatttattatttgaaataattCATGCTATATATAAAGGACTTATAATTCAGAAGAGTTGTTGTTGATTTATACATTTGCAAAttagctgttttttttttctaatgaatTCGAAATACTTAGAAAGTCCTAGAAAATAGGAAACAAATCttattaaaaaatgtatatttttgtttgtttctgcaCTTTAAATTCTTGTTTCATatgcaattttaatatatggtcCAAATtcgaaaaacttttttttcttttatgagTGCGACAAATACAAAGATTACATTGGTTACTGATTACGTAATCATGTACTTCTGTATTAAAACTCAGTTtaagttttaattaattataaagaatAATGATAACGAAAGAGCTAAGGTTCCTTGGTAAACAACTCTATCACGCCGGGAGGGACAAATAACGCAACCAGAGGATACTCCGGCGGCACCGGCGGGATCTGAGCTCTGCACTGAGGACACGTGGACCGTTTCTCCAGCCACGGATCGATGCACTCGGCGTGGAAACAATGGCCGCACGCCGTTAACCGCCTCATCTTCTCTCCCTCCGCCGCGTCTTGGAGACAAATGGGACAGTACGGTTCCGCCGTTTTCTTCCTCCATCTTCGGCGGCGGTGAACGGTGAATGTACGGTAACGGCGCCAAGGGCGGCTCACGAGGAAGGATGCAAGTCTAAGGAAGAGACGGAGAGAGAAGACGGAGAGGGAGGCGATAATGAAGGTTTCTGCGATCAACTGAGAGAAACTAATCAGAGACTCAGCAAACATTCTTGAGAAACGTTGAAGTTTTCTCAGAGAAAATGTTATGAAGTTGACACAAAACGAAGCTATGTTTGTGtagatgtgtatatataagggTTTTCTTATTAAATGGACGGTCCTGATTTAAAACTTTGGACTTAATTAACGGTGACGATCTAATTTGGTGTGTATTTTTCATGCACGTAAAATCATTTTCAGCTCTACTTTATTTTCTCAAAGTAAAATACTTTCTAAATGCACTGCGGTTATTCTAAAGCagaataatttattaatttatttatttttatatcaaagTGAAGTATTGTTAAAGTGAAACTTAACTCATATTATTCAAttttgaagaaagaaaaaaaagaaacaatacaTTAGAAATGttcgtgttacaaaaaaaaaggtgcaTTATAAATGTTCAAATTGTAGTATATAATTCGTCTATTTTGATGGAATGCGTATTGAATTTGATTTATCAAATGTATCAAATGGGTTATATTATAGTCGAACCAATGTTTATTAAATGATGGCTATATATACTAGAGAAGAGATCGCTTAAGCTTCTTCTCTTTTCATCGATTGGAGCTTAGGTTAGcttagattaattaatatattaatttgcaaAGCTAGTTTTCtagtatttaataataaaaatctgGTGCAACAAACCCTTCTCAAAAATAATACAAACAAGAAACCCACTAACACATTTAACGTAGTCAATTCTCCAATTTACTTAGACCATAATTAACCTAGGATTCTTAGAATGAgtttcttagcggaagttaaaaaactgtttcttaacttttaaataaaaaaatataagaaccggttcttaaataaggatTTTAataaccggttcttaaataataattttaataaccggttcttagcttttttagttaaaagttaagaaacagtttcttaacttccgctaagaaccgcatcctaagaaccccgggttaattatgctcttagagcatgattaatggaggTTCTTAGGATGAGGTTCTTACTAGAATATAAGAAAtcgttttttaacttttaactaaaaaaaaaataagaaccggttcttaaatactTCCGAAACAAAGCAACAAACTGAAGTCTTTTTCTGCACATAGAACGCTTTCAGTGAGGTGGGTAATGAGATATGACTAGCTCAACCTAGTAGAATCAGGCCAAGTCTATTCGAATTTGGGCCCacctaataattattattattattttatttttttgtaacacgcccagctaataattataaatttaaacaaacagGTAAGTGCTTGCCACAAAAAGAAGCATATAAATAAGAAATTTGTGACCATTAATTTCAAGACAGTTGTGAAGGAGCATTCTCAGAATCATATCTAGGTAATTTTTTGTCTATATCCCTCCAGCAACTATCAATCTTAATAGCAGAAAGACTCCAAGGCATTGCGTAATTGGTTATAGGTGGCTTCTATTGTGTTATCCAAATAACTCCATGTGTACAAAGCTAGATCTCTCTTTCCATTATGGTTTGATTCATCATCATGGCTTCTACTTCATCATCAAGGATTTTCCAAGAG
Protein-coding regions in this window:
- the LOC106437126 gene encoding ribose-phosphate pyrophosphokinase 5, chloroplastic-like, which gives rise to MAFLLHAQPSHSLPAADLRRPSPLIHRGPASVRFPLRCKAVDSYGGNSDDLYLLTGDTAPASALLSRTRLEDAIKNNTTRLRIFSGTANPSLAQEISCYLGLELGKIKIKRFADGEIYVQLQESVRGCDVFLVQPTCPPANENLMELLVMIDACRRASAKTITAVIPYFGYARADRKTQGRESIAAKLVANLITESGADRVLACDLHSGQSMGYFDIPVDHVYGQPVILDYLASKGISSDDLVVVSPDVGGVARARAFAKKLSDAPLAIVDKRRHGHNVAEVMNLIGDVKGKVAIMVDDMIDTAGTISKGAALLHQEGAREVYACTTHAVFSPPAISRLSSGLFQEVIITNTIPLSEQNYFPQLTVLSVANLLAETIWRVHDDCSGDIEPFSTLGID
- the LOC111205832 gene encoding RING-H2 finger protein ATL22-like, encoding MFAESLISFSQLIAETFIIASLSVFSLRLFLRLASFLVSRPWRRYRTFTVHRRRRWRKKTAEPYCPICLQDAAEGEKMRRLTACGHCFHAECIDPWLEKRSTCPQCRAQIPPVPPEYPLVALFVPPGVIELFTKEP